Proteins encoded by one window of Danaus plexippus chromosome Z, MEX_DaPlex, whole genome shotgun sequence:
- the LOC116777871 gene encoding voltage-gated potassium channel subunit beta-2 isoform X6, whose amino-acid sequence MQKEKECQAREAEEVRKLDIKLLHQRAIEKEEEHKRENALKKACSAQLTQPQSSHSISDNEGISINLSRLSSCRGESIDSYGCCETPYCVSVEESRTWRASANDVTPNEKRELVKTTSCIGCRAPIASLDCMDEFSANSQQMLDQAGEMHVSKNMSVYMGNHASMPSSVTPGLRYKNLGKSGLRVPNIGLGLWTMLNEDCAEDIIMTALENGINLFDLSEAHCARGEVELGRILKKRNVRRTSVIITTKIYWSTKFPHANRSDERGLSRKHIVESIKASLQRLQIDYIDVVLLHKTDPVCPMEELVRAMNFVINQGWVMYWGTARWSPSEIMDAYTNCRQFNCVTPIVEQTEYHMFCREKAELYMPELYHKIGVGMIAWSAITTGKGLGREEITGLFAKSRFNRKYSTFSWCEEDLAVPDVSEMRISGSKEQVAGEEPRTYGDKLRDLANLANTMNCSMSQLAVAWCLKNESVNCLLLGAFSVEQFKENIHALQIVPQLTPSVMVEIERLLSNKPQRPPMVSTLAMRNQQNSNTVRIDMTGASTSGAGTPKPEGEAAEAEASSPTKESGRGFCEIQ is encoded by the exons ATGCAGaag GAAAAAGAATGTCAAGCCAGAGAAGCGGAGGAGGTTCGGAAATTGGATATAAAGCTGCTGCATCAACGAGCCATAGAAAAAGAGGAGGAACACAAAAGAGAG aatGCATTGAAGAAAGCCTGCAGCGCCCAATTAACACAGCCGCAATCTAGTCACAGCATTAGTGACAATGAGGGTATTTCTATCAACCTGTCAAGACTAAGCTCTTGTAgag GGGAATCTATAGATAGTTACGGATGCTGTGAAACGCCTTACTGTGTAAGTGTAGAAGAATCGCGTACTTGGAGAGCCTCTGCTAATGATGTTACTCCCAATGAGAAGAGAGAACTTGTCAAAACGACATCATGTATAGG ATGCCGCGCTCCTATCGCTTCTCTTGATTGTATGGATGAATTCAGCGCAAATTCACAGCAAATGCTGGACCAAg CTGGAGAAATGCATGTTTCCAAAAATATGTCAGTTTATATGGGCAATCATGCTAGCATGCCATCTTCTGTGACTCCAGGGCTACGGTACAAAAATTTGGGAAAGTCTGGACTTCGAGTACCAAATATAGGGCTTGGTCTGTGGACAATGTTGAATGAGGATTGCGCTGAAGATATAATCATGACAGCTTTAGAGAACGGcattaatttgtttgactTGTCAGAAGCACATTGtg CTAGAGGAGAAGTAGAATTGGGACGTATTTTAAAGAAGAGGAATGTAAGACGAACAAGCGTCATAATAACCACCAAAATATATTGGAGCACTAA GTTTCCTCATGCTAACAGGTCCGATGAAAGAGGTTTATCTAGAAAACATATCGTTGAGAGCATTAAGGCATCTTTACAAAGACTTCAAATAGATTACATTGACGTGGTCCTGCTCCACAAAACTGATCCGGTTTGCCCTATGGAAG AGTTGGTACGTGCtatgaattttgtaataaaccaAGGATGGGTTATGTACTGGGGAACAGCTCGTTGGTCTCCTTCTGAG ATCATGGATGCGTACACAAATTGTAGACAGTTCAACTGTGTAACGCCTATTGTCGAACAGACCGAATATCATATGTTCTGTAGAGAGAAAGCAGAACTTTATATGCCTGAGCTATATCACAAAATCGGCGTGg GGATGATAGCTTGGTCTGCGATTACCACTGGAAAGGGACTTGGTCGTGAGGAAATAACAGGTTTATTTGCAAAATCCCgtttcaatagaaaatatagtaCATTCAGTTGGTGTGAAGAGGACCTTGCAGTACCTGATGTCAGCGAG ATGCGGATTTCCGGTAGCAAAGAACAAGTTGCAGGAGAAGAGCCACGCACTTATGGCGATAAACTTCGTGACCTTGCTAATTTAGCAAACACAATGA attgtTCCATGAGCCAATTGGCAGTTGCATGGTGTCTTAAGAATGAATCCGTTAATTGTTTGTTACTGGGTGCTTTTAGTGTTGagcaatttaaagaaaatattcatgCTTTGCAg ATCGTTCCTCAGCTAACTCCATCTGTAATGGTGGAAATCGAGCGACTTTTGTCCAATAAGCCACAACGTCCTCCAATGGTATCAACGCTTGCAATGCGCAATCAACAGAACAGTAATACTGTCAGAATCGATATGAC TGGAGCTTCTACTTCTGGAGCTGGAACCCCAAAGCCCGAAGGAGAGGCTGCTGAAGCCGAGGCGTCTTCTCCCACCAAAGAGTCAGGGCGTGGATTTTGTGAGATTCAGTGA
- the LOC116777871 gene encoding voltage-gated potassium channel subunit beta-2 isoform X8 gives MRRLDMQGREGGKESIMSRSESTVSRCTPHTPLGPPDSVSVDSNPMPTIYRCRAPIASLDCMDEFSANSQQMLDQAGEMHVSKNMSVYMGNHASMPSSVTPGLRYKNLGKSGLRVPNIGLGLWTMLNEDCAEDIIMTALENGINLFDLSEAHCARGEVELGRILKKRNVRRTSVIITTKIYWSTKSDERGLSRKHIVESIKASLQRLQIDYIDVVLLHKTDPVCPMEELVRAMNFVINQGWVMYWGTARWSPSEIMDAYTNCRQFNCVTPIVEQTEYHMFCREKAELYMPELYHKIGVGMIAWSAITTGKGLGREEITGLFAKSRFNRKYSTFSWCEEDLAVPDVSEMRISGSKEQVAGEEPRTYGDKLRDLANLANTMNCSMSQLAVAWCLKNESVNCLLLGAFSVEQFKENIHALQIVPQLTPSVMVEIERLLSNKPQRPPMVSTLAMRNQQNSNTVRIDMTGASTSGAGTPKPEGEAAEAEASSPTKESGRGFCEIQ, from the exons ATGAGGCGGCTCGACATGCAAGGCAGGGAGGGCGGGAAGGAGAGCATCATGTCTCGAAGCGAATCTACTGTCAGCAGGTGTACGCCGCATACACCACTGGGACCGCCTGACTCCGTCAGCGTTGACTCCAATCCCATGCCCACCATATACCG ATGCCGCGCTCCTATCGCTTCTCTTGATTGTATGGATGAATTCAGCGCAAATTCACAGCAAATGCTGGACCAAg CTGGAGAAATGCATGTTTCCAAAAATATGTCAGTTTATATGGGCAATCATGCTAGCATGCCATCTTCTGTGACTCCAGGGCTACGGTACAAAAATTTGGGAAAGTCTGGACTTCGAGTACCAAATATAGGGCTTGGTCTGTGGACAATGTTGAATGAGGATTGCGCTGAAGATATAATCATGACAGCTTTAGAGAACGGcattaatttgtttgactTGTCAGAAGCACATTGtg CTAGAGGAGAAGTAGAATTGGGACGTATTTTAAAGAAGAGGAATGTAAGACGAACAAGCGTCATAATAACCACCAAAATATATTGGAGCACTAA GTCCGATGAAAGAGGTTTATCTAGAAAACATATCGTTGAGAGCATTAAGGCATCTTTACAAAGACTTCAAATAGATTACATTGACGTGGTCCTGCTCCACAAAACTGATCCGGTTTGCCCTATGGAAG AGTTGGTACGTGCtatgaattttgtaataaaccaAGGATGGGTTATGTACTGGGGAACAGCTCGTTGGTCTCCTTCTGAG ATCATGGATGCGTACACAAATTGTAGACAGTTCAACTGTGTAACGCCTATTGTCGAACAGACCGAATATCATATGTTCTGTAGAGAGAAAGCAGAACTTTATATGCCTGAGCTATATCACAAAATCGGCGTGg GGATGATAGCTTGGTCTGCGATTACCACTGGAAAGGGACTTGGTCGTGAGGAAATAACAGGTTTATTTGCAAAATCCCgtttcaatagaaaatatagtaCATTCAGTTGGTGTGAAGAGGACCTTGCAGTACCTGATGTCAGCGAG ATGCGGATTTCCGGTAGCAAAGAACAAGTTGCAGGAGAAGAGCCACGCACTTATGGCGATAAACTTCGTGACCTTGCTAATTTAGCAAACACAATGA attgtTCCATGAGCCAATTGGCAGTTGCATGGTGTCTTAAGAATGAATCCGTTAATTGTTTGTTACTGGGTGCTTTTAGTGTTGagcaatttaaagaaaatattcatgCTTTGCAg ATCGTTCCTCAGCTAACTCCATCTGTAATGGTGGAAATCGAGCGACTTTTGTCCAATAAGCCACAACGTCCTCCAATGGTATCAACGCTTGCAATGCGCAATCAACAGAACAGTAATACTGTCAGAATCGATATGAC TGGAGCTTCTACTTCTGGAGCTGGAACCCCAAAGCCCGAAGGAGAGGCTGCTGAAGCCGAGGCGTCTTCTCCCACCAAAGAGTCAGGGCGTGGATTTTGTGAGATTCAGTGA
- the LOC116777871 gene encoding voltage-gated potassium channel subunit beta-2 isoform X7: protein MRRLDMQGREGGKESIMSRSESTVSRCTPHTPLGPPDSVSVDSNPMPTIYRCRAPIASLDCMDEFSANSQQMLDQAGEMHVSKNMSVYMGNHASMPSSVTPGLRYKNLGKSGLRVPNIGLGLWTMLNEDCAEDIIMTALENGINLFDLSEAHCARGEVELGRILKKRNVRRTSVIITTKIYWSTKFPHANRSDERGLSRKHIVESIKASLQRLQIDYIDVVLLHKTDPVCPMEELVRAMNFVINQGWVMYWGTARWSPSEIMDAYTNCRQFNCVTPIVEQTEYHMFCREKAELYMPELYHKIGVGMIAWSAITTGKGLGREEITGLFAKSRFNRKYSTFSWCEEDLAVPDVSEMRISGSKEQVAGEEPRTYGDKLRDLANLANTMNCSMSQLAVAWCLKNESVNCLLLGAFSVEQFKENIHALQIVPQLTPSVMVEIERLLSNKPQRPPMVSTLAMRNQQNSNTVRIDMTGASTSGAGTPKPEGEAAEAEASSPTKESGRGFCEIQ from the exons ATGAGGCGGCTCGACATGCAAGGCAGGGAGGGCGGGAAGGAGAGCATCATGTCTCGAAGCGAATCTACTGTCAGCAGGTGTACGCCGCATACACCACTGGGACCGCCTGACTCCGTCAGCGTTGACTCCAATCCCATGCCCACCATATACCG ATGCCGCGCTCCTATCGCTTCTCTTGATTGTATGGATGAATTCAGCGCAAATTCACAGCAAATGCTGGACCAAg CTGGAGAAATGCATGTTTCCAAAAATATGTCAGTTTATATGGGCAATCATGCTAGCATGCCATCTTCTGTGACTCCAGGGCTACGGTACAAAAATTTGGGAAAGTCTGGACTTCGAGTACCAAATATAGGGCTTGGTCTGTGGACAATGTTGAATGAGGATTGCGCTGAAGATATAATCATGACAGCTTTAGAGAACGGcattaatttgtttgactTGTCAGAAGCACATTGtg CTAGAGGAGAAGTAGAATTGGGACGTATTTTAAAGAAGAGGAATGTAAGACGAACAAGCGTCATAATAACCACCAAAATATATTGGAGCACTAA GTTTCCTCATGCTAACAGGTCCGATGAAAGAGGTTTATCTAGAAAACATATCGTTGAGAGCATTAAGGCATCTTTACAAAGACTTCAAATAGATTACATTGACGTGGTCCTGCTCCACAAAACTGATCCGGTTTGCCCTATGGAAG AGTTGGTACGTGCtatgaattttgtaataaaccaAGGATGGGTTATGTACTGGGGAACAGCTCGTTGGTCTCCTTCTGAG ATCATGGATGCGTACACAAATTGTAGACAGTTCAACTGTGTAACGCCTATTGTCGAACAGACCGAATATCATATGTTCTGTAGAGAGAAAGCAGAACTTTATATGCCTGAGCTATATCACAAAATCGGCGTGg GGATGATAGCTTGGTCTGCGATTACCACTGGAAAGGGACTTGGTCGTGAGGAAATAACAGGTTTATTTGCAAAATCCCgtttcaatagaaaatatagtaCATTCAGTTGGTGTGAAGAGGACCTTGCAGTACCTGATGTCAGCGAG ATGCGGATTTCCGGTAGCAAAGAACAAGTTGCAGGAGAAGAGCCACGCACTTATGGCGATAAACTTCGTGACCTTGCTAATTTAGCAAACACAATGA attgtTCCATGAGCCAATTGGCAGTTGCATGGTGTCTTAAGAATGAATCCGTTAATTGTTTGTTACTGGGTGCTTTTAGTGTTGagcaatttaaagaaaatattcatgCTTTGCAg ATCGTTCCTCAGCTAACTCCATCTGTAATGGTGGAAATCGAGCGACTTTTGTCCAATAAGCCACAACGTCCTCCAATGGTATCAACGCTTGCAATGCGCAATCAACAGAACAGTAATACTGTCAGAATCGATATGAC TGGAGCTTCTACTTCTGGAGCTGGAACCCCAAAGCCCGAAGGAGAGGCTGCTGAAGCCGAGGCGTCTTCTCCCACCAAAGAGTCAGGGCGTGGATTTTGTGAGATTCAGTGA